The genomic interval AAAGTCCTTCATCACAGTAAGCTATGAATTGTGTCATTTACCATATCTTGAGTGAGCATGTAAAACACAAATCCAAATAAGTTATGAGGCGTTATTAAATATTTCACTGCACATCAAATATAAACAATTATTAGTAAGcagattttcaaataaatatatatgctaAAATGGTgcataaatagataaataaaattaatagaTAAAAGCATTAACAGTGAGTCATGTCATTCAGCACAATAAATACACAGGTGCTCACCAGACAGCACAATGGTGCCACCTATTGGTGAAACTTGACTTATGTCAATACACCAAGCATGTTACTCTCTGTACTTGGTACATACAGTAATAGGATGCTCTGTAATACTTGCAGAAGTCTTTGTCACAGACATTGGTACTTACAACGAAATTGGAATCAAACTAGCTGAAGTGCAGTATATATTACACTCTACTCAGTgccaaaatcttttctttttttaaaaaaaaaaggattaagcTTGACCCCCAGATGTAGATCCAGTCTCTGCTATCTCTCGGATGTTGAAGGTTCGGTAGCGGTTGGCGGACTCTTGGCACATTTCCACGGGCATGTTGTCCGTATCTGCTGCTGTGCTGATGTACCAGCCAGGGTGAGCGACGGACATGAGGGTGCTGACGTTCACACCGCTGATCTGTTTGTAGAAGAGAAATCGCACCATGTCGCTGTCCGAGCTGATCGTCGCCAGACTGGCTTTGTCAACCGACTGAGGAGGGAAAACATGAAGGAGGATTGGTCAGGAAGAACTCATAAGCTCATTACGTTTACAGTACCTTTACAGTTTAAGAGCACTAGAAAGTGTATTATCTTTATGTGAGATTCATGTCATAAGTGATTAGTTTTACCTCCAGATGCAAAGTCGGCTCGGCACCGTCCTTGCGGCAAGATAGGTAGTAATCAAAGCCCTTGATGCCCAGAGCAACAGTTCTGCCCTCAACACTTGGTGTAGCATGAAAGTATGTCGCCATGTTCAGTTCAACTGAGGAGAAAATAGAAGATAcagattttatttcaatgaaAGCTGAAAGACTATGTCACCGTCTGTCATGATGATACTGTCTTTGTAGGCCACCGAATGTTTTGCACTCTTTAAAAGGGAGGgctgaggaaaagaggaagtcagctggttgcaatctgaaaCCTCACCACTGGATGCCAGTAAATCCTGTACACTAGTCCTTTAAtcttttaaacctgagaaaattggtatGACTTGTTTAAAAGACATGGGTAGAAAGCTATGAGAAACTCAACAGGACATTCCATTCCactttatgattattattattattattattattattattattattattattattattattattattattattattattattgttattgttattattattattattattattattattattattattattattatgttgagccaaggttttaaggggttaaaccTCTTCAGTCAAGCTAACCGGTGCCACATGAACTAAAACAACCTTGTCATCCCCAAATTTTGAACATCTACATTGAAGCAAAAAATGATTCTCCAACCATATGATTACCTTTTTTGGTTTCATCGCCTCCCTGCAGCATCACCGCGTGCAGCTCCATGCTGTTTTGGACCAGAACAAAGGACCTCTTCTCGCTGTCGGTCACACTGCACCGGTACTCACGCCGCCTGGTGATGTCTTCTGGTGGAGTTGACTCACACTCGAACACGTTTCTCTCTGAGGGAATAAGAGGCACACATGATCagttatattttgatttttatcttcTTTCTTCAGGAAGCAGCAGGAATTGCAAAAGTAGTTTCTTCCTGCATAGGTGAgtcttaaaagtcataaatcaGAGCACCTTCCTGAGTAATGCACTGCAGTAAAACCAATAACTTAACGCCCCATGgcaaagatatatatatatatatattatgggCATTTACGCCTCAGCTTCCCACTGTTCCAACTTCAATGCCAGGATTTCTGTTTCAGTATAAACAATTAGcattttggaaattttaaatgacatagaGTTAAAACTCTAATCAGTCCATTgagttttttaatgcaataattAGGGTGACTATTACCTTCCACGATGCTGTCCAGCATGATGCTGAGcaggtgttcatctgtgaattCAGTGCTCAGAAATGATTCCGATTGGCTGCCCTTAAACCTCTCCATGGCGATGATGAGGTTGACCACGCGCTTCATGGTCAGTGGATGATGGGTAATCTCAAAGTCCAGTCCCTCGGGCATTGTGGGGCTCCACATCTTGCTCACGTTGCATGTCATCTCGGATTCCATCTTTTTCTGAGTTAAAAAGAGtctgcagaaagaaaatagggGGGTTTCATTGTCactaaatctcaaaatatttatGGAAAAACATGTACAGCTGGATTTTCAGgtttacttttatgtttttacttaaatatGATCATTTAGCCCTTTACTCTCCATTGTAAAGGCTGCACTTTATCTCTGTCTATTTTATGACTCACTACTGTATCGATACTTGACTATATACAGGTATACCATCACACTGAGTGGGAAATAGGTTtagaaaacatataaatatcTAGAAAGTGGACATTTTATACTTGTAGTGCAAACATTTCATCTGACAGCAACAGAATGAATCTTCAAGCAGTTGAAAGTGACacagaaactgcaaaaagaaaaggaaggtaATTTTACCTGTAAAGTTCAGAAGATTAGAAGTTGTTGTTTTCGTGTTTGCTTATGATCCCAGCAGTTGTCCTGTCAGTGTTGATCTGCCTGCCTGTGCTGACATGCGGGGTTTTTATACACACTCAGTCGAAGATGGAATTTTCAGAAAGGAAGTGGGAGGGCCTTAATTTTCTGTCTTCACCTTCACCTCGCTGTGATGATGAAATACTGTAACTTACACACTGCGGCCGCATGCTCTTGGCTCAGGTACAGTATGGGATTATGACACCCACTGAGAAGCATCAAAGTAATTAACAGTGACAAGCACACTGGTTAGAAATGAGGAATCAAATATGGCATTCTGTACACCATCTCATGCAGTTATTATGAATGTATTGTGGTTTTAGGAATATTTTTATGTTGgaatcctgaaaaaaatatatttatatagcaaGTTTCATTTCAGGTGGAAGCACAAAGTGCCGCACAAAGTTCCCAGTACAAGTTGCAGGCACAAAACAATGCCAGtaacaaaccaaaaaagtgaatgaaatccgttaaaactaaaataataatcaaagtGACAAACACACCAATAAAAGATGCAAGGACATGCAAGTAAgaactgctaaaaaaaataaaattaaataaaataattatgcaCACAGTAGACAATTAAAAGAGAATGATACATatgaattgaaataaataaaataactaaaaacagaataaaataagacataaagttaaatttaacaatacatgagtaaaaccaacaaaataagataaaataatgtataaaccGATAAACTAGTAAAAGTAAAGacacacacttaaaacaaataaagaaacaaataaaataaaatttggaaaaaaatccaaaataaaatgaaattgtcgAATCAGAAAAAGGaatatcttttatttaaccttAAAAGATGATATTGTAGGGGCAACAAATGCTGGGGGTGAAACGTCtaatttttaattcatattaaaAGAACGTGTCTGTAAAGTATTAAAGGCTGATGAAAAGTCAGAAAGTGAGTACAAgtgagtaaaagtaaaactttggCATTAACTACTCGGGTCATAAGGAAAACATCCTCCACTTCTCAACTGctctgtgtttaaaatgtgaagggttcaaaaatgataattataacaacaaaaacaaaaacaaaaacaacaacaacaacaacaacaacaacaacaacaataataataataataataataaaatcttgaaaaattaCTAAAGATACATTTTGATTTCACAATTTAGTcacaaaatgaaactgaaagtaccaaaaaatacacatagcCCTCTGTAAATGGGTAATAGTTCAGATCATATGAAATGCTAAATTTTCTTATCTGCTGTTACCTAACATTTTCACGTCTTTGAGTAGGTTCTTTGGGGTTTTGCGGTTTTTTTGATGTGGAAAAAATTCCACGAGCTATAGTAGAATGGCTTGTTGTTTAGACTTGCATAAGAGCGGCTGAATCTGATATTTCTTCACTTCCCTGTGATGCAGGAAGAAGCTGCGTCATCCACGACTCACAGCCGAAGTTCAAACTGTCTGAGAAAAGGGCtgcaataatatatttatatcgTACACTGAGCGTGCTTTAAATaagctaaaaatatttaaaaagtatttagtgAGTAAAGTTTGTATAATGTTATATTGATgggttgtttatttattgctcCTTCAATATTGGTTACTTTTACATTATGACAGTATAATTCAGAAACCTaatgtattatttacatttgaaatagttttggccccaaaaaatgaagaatggaTTTTGCTGATGTCCCCATGGTGTTGCATGACAATGGAGAATTTGATCAATGCAACccaataaatgcaataaatgttggcattgtacatttacGCAAACCGTGATACACTAcatttatatgttattatgtagctcATACaataaaactttacatttcaacaaaacTGTGGTTAACGAGTGGCTgggtttaagcacaaaaacgaCTTAGttgtaattaataaaacatcaagttttggcttaaaatacctaaCAGCCGCTTTTTGTGGCATATACTGGCAGGAAACACGatgatgtctctgtaaaagacaactgtttttgttgtttgttagtctTGAGCAGTGGTCTGCATGCCCTCGACCATCCTCTCCAGCTCCCATTGATAATTTCAGCTCATACagtacgtcactttagaaacgttcTTATGAAACGTATGATGTGTAAAAATGCACCATATCAATGGTTTGCAGAGATGTTCAATGCCACTTTCCTCTGGTGATTGGGCTGATcttagagtggtgaagggatgacatatttttgtaggccaaccaggaagttgaCATCACACGAGTTCCAAGTTTATGaaacttacacattttgtttggcatgataatcttcacagatgaacaccacttttgtgtgttttgaagcataaatgaaatcaccagaagcaaaaacctattgttaggctatacatgAACAACATCGCGGTCCCATTACTTAAATGTCACaagtaaaaacactgtaaaaacacaatagaaaaatattataaacagataaatctacaagtttgaGTGCGACTCTGTAAAACTGTAAAGGCGGACAAGTTGGTTTactgagtttctgtgtccgctgtgatgacgtctaatgTTCCTGACAAACACTGTAGGCCGTTTTAGCCACTTGTTCgtaactgtcttttttaagacgagtaaaaccttaaaagttcaaaatcGTGTTTAAGCGGATGTtatttatgttgcagaacaaaacgtctaaaAACCTTTAGCCTGTGTAAATCAGAGACCtcatttaaggcattttaccgaaaaccctTTCAAAAAACCCGCagactttaagacgagggaaccgtAAGTGCTCAAAGACTAACAGACTTCcacgttttaggactcattacttcaccactctattgaCCATCGATCATTACTGAACCATAATGTTGGAACTGGACCCTAAAtatttagaaaagtatttttctttgggCCCTCTGCAGTCTACAGTGTGGATAAACCGAACAGGTTTAAACTGATTTTTCAGTCCATACTACATTCATCTGACAATCCCTGATCacatgctgccttcacatggTCCCCAGAATTATCATACTTCCTATCTGTGCAGTCGAAATGAAAacgtcaaaaataaaaaataacattattattagcTAATATTTGCTGAGCTAGCTCACTTTATGCTCCTGTTGTTTCAGTGTATATAAAGGGGCTTAAAGTGTTGCAGacttaaatacaacaaaaaatctgttgacactgtttccatgatTTCCACCaattctgctgccctgaaacgtcacgcaaaaCTCAAAACTCAGCAACTCGAGTGTCATGGAAATATCCCAATTTCCCACTCCTAATTACAGCTTTGGAGGGCTgttcatgtgcttgtaactcCTAAATACGGCAAATACAACATTTAcgaggagcacatgaaggcatCAGCATTCAAGGAGATTCCAAACTTTTGCTAAGCTGAGctaacagaccaaaaaaaaaaaaacattgtctcaTTAAAAACACTTGAACTGCCTTGTTTTAAACATGCCGCACAAGGATGCGGACGTACAGAGCGCTGCAGGGacgacatttttctgtaggccaatgCAGAAGTTAGCGTCGCCTTGGTTCCCTCCTCTAAAAGCCCAGGGGATCTCtccattagattttggatatcgcagaaaataaactctgtggtaCACAGATGTTTATGTTAGGTAGTAATCCAACTTCTCAGTCCTCTGACAACACGTATCACCCACCTACAAAGCAGTCCTGAGTTCTCTCCCCAGAGGGTTTAACACCTGTTCACACCTGGACCAATTTAACCCTGACGAGCCACATGACGGCCAGGTGGGTCAACGACTCACCTGTGACCCTAACGAGTCTGAAACTCAGAGCTCACATGTCATCTTTCAATTACTCCATTAGCGAACTGAGACTGCAAATTTAAAAtacgtctaatggaaacacgtcagtttcggagaaaataaaacaaacaaaaaactcccatttatcccATTTTTTTTTCGCTCACGGAATAATCTTactcttttataaaaataatttttctttaatactAAGCGTTAACAACTTGAAGTTAGTTAGTTTGCcgtaacttgatcatgacaatgCTGAAtttaggagatctgtgagttgtgtttgttaacatgtttaagaaaatacaaatatgactgactattgcagccagcagaatacagGTAAcgagcacagtaaacttggtttattAAAGTTGCTAAAAATTAGAcggattgatttaattaaacatgttatttttaagttgcaacaactccacagaattaagtaaatacaactaacTTTTAAGTCAACTTAacattagatataaagtaaacaaaaattaagtATGATAGCTATATTTACTcatatttttcaaggcaaccAGTTTCTTAGATTTtctaaaagtaaaatcaactttttcagattttatagtGCAGTTAAAAGGACACTTTTGacgtagattttttaaaaagtctttatcattatttttaagtttattattattattattgttattattattattattattattattatcatcatcatcatcattatctcatcattattattatcattttaattatctttattttcattattattaaaccTTCTCAGGAACCTGGGGCAAAAGCTGGAAAATCAGGACCACCTTGTTTGACGTTTGATCATTGAGTGCAGCCTGATCAGCAGGAAAGTTGTGgaaatattttatgtgtgtaCGTATGTGTGTAATAGGCAGGGTGTGTTATTAACCGCACTGACATGCTGGTGCTCTCCCTCTGTGTGACTCACAGTTATCTAATGGCTGCTGTCTCCTTTTGGCATCTCTCAGCATCAGAGCAGCACTTTCACATCCCATTATCAGTTAtcttttcttgttaaattggAGGAAGTGAGCAAAAGTATTAAATTTCACAATGGAGttactgaaatttgaaaatatatgaaGTTGGgttattctgcaaaaaaaaaaaaaaaaaaaaaaaaacgagtgaCGAATTTGTACTTTGAAATTGAAAAGCCATTTTAACAACTATGCATAATTTTGAACTATTAACACATGACTAGACACTTAACAGGGATTATTTTACTCATCATCTGAAAGACGGCAGAATTTAATTTGGGCAGAATAATAAAGCcgggaaaaaggcaaggcaggtttatttatatagcatcttATCATAGACAAATGttattcaaagtgctttacagtcaAAAGATGAGAGAAGcaagaaatttaaatttaaaaaaattcaagaataaaaagctaaatatgAGGACAGCAAAATGAGAATCACAAATCAAAATTAGGCCTAAATGAAACAATCAATGATGAAACTTCATCTCAGATGCTACATATTCTACATATTGCTCAATTGTTCTCTTAGCATTAATTGATGAATTAATACAGACACTTAGTATCATTACTTACTTTACATTCACTGGTGACTTTGTAAATGTGTCTtgtatagttttatttttatttattttttacttttatccttattttagtTGTATGCAACAACTAGATTTCCCctgtcaaaatcaaaaaatgattataatattTGAATGTATCATAACATATATTCATTcctttattgtattgtatttgccctttaaccctctgaagcctGAATCGACATCAAAATTTggcttcttttgaaaacaaaggaaaaaaaggcggTGATCAACTGAATGTATCATAACATATCTTATTGTATCATATCACATTGcatcatatcgtatcgtattgcATCgcattgtatcgtatcgtatattaatgcattttattttacttgatcTTAAcgtattttattgtattttagtgTATCGTAGCGTAGCgaatcttatcttatcttattattCACTGAAGCAAAACTTTAACAGAAGCCACTCTAATTTCTAATGAGTACTTTACATCTGTGATTTAATGTACATTTACCTGGTAATGCCTCTTTACCTCTACTTTAGTCAAATTAGAGATGCAGGAGTATTTTCTCACTAAGGTATATAATGACttttgttcaaataaaatatcctttttccctcttatctgtgattttatgaatgtttaaaattgAGTAACGTCGTAGTAAGACTTGAGGGAACTTCTGCCTGACAAAACCTCAGTACGGATTAACACAGGAGGGTGTGGTGGTTCTCCGTCACCCTAAATCCTCAGCTGAGCCCTCTGGGGGAGTGGTGGCAGTGGTGGTGGATGCGGTTAGAACAATGTGATGAGAGATGTCCAATTAAGGaatcttgtgttttctgttttcaaacaaCAGGTTTGTACTCGCCCTCATAAATATCCGGAAGCTCCATCAGTTGCGGTGTAATTAAACACTGTGTTGTAATATCCATCTTTTTTCCTCCTATGGAATATCAGCTGTTAATGATTCAGTCAGTAACACCCTGCAGAGCCAGTTTGACAAACAAAATTCCCAGTGATGCAAGAGGACAGGAGGAACAACCCGCTTCCCAAAACTCTCACTTCCTCGTCCACCCCCGGCCGACATGTGCCATCCACATCTGCCGATCTAATCAGCAATAACTGCGTGTCATCATCATTGTTGTCTAACAGATGGAAATGTTATCTGATTTGTCTGTTACGCATGTAGGTGAGTAAATCTGCTTCAAAGATTATTACACACCAACAACGACAGAGGAAGGAAAAATACCACAGAATTCCTCCTCATCCTGAACTGGAAAAACTTTAAAGATATggttgaatatttaaaaattaagtgtttaaatgttatataaagCTTATcgacaacaacatcaaaactcTTGGGGGCCTGAAACCAAATAAAGGcagtaagaaaaaatataaaaaaaatttaaaaaatataaaaaaaattaaaaaaatataaatataaaataataaataaataataaataaaatataataaaaataaataaaaaataaataaaaatagaattatgcTCAATTAAGTTgatcttcttttaaaaaaaaaaaatgttgtggctttttctgctttatttgaTAGGAAAGAGGTATACgtgtgaaaggaggagagagaagggacgacgcgcagcaaagggccgaggccgggggaggactcagcctctgtacatggggccacttttttattattatatcccttcgacatttatgtgaaattttgtcataattagcgcATAAAATTCTTGAGCTATGGtcaaaaagcatattttgtgagttctcagtgacctctgaccaacacattttaaaccattcattcttgagtccaagtggatgtttgtgccaaatttaaagaaactccTTCAAGGTGTTTATGAGATATCGAATTCAGAAGAACAAGATGGAtccaaggtcacagtgacctttgacttttgactgccaaaaatcgaatcagttcatcattgagtccgaatggacgtttgtgccaaatttgaagaaattccctcaaggcattcctGAGATATCACTGTCACATGAATGACACGTACAGACAATCCCAAAACATAAAGCTTTTGGCCACGGCTATCGCTGGCATAAAAATGAAGCTTCATGCTTTACTTTGAACTTTAAAATAGTTGTTAAGAATAGAGAGAACCCTTTTTCCAAAAAAGTTAACCAATACACCTGTTAAACTAAAAAAAGCCCACTTTAAGTAATATTTaccagcatgtgcttttttgctcatttatcCTTCATTCCTTTATTGTACTGTATTTGccctttaaccctctgaagcctGGATCAACATCAAAATTTggcttcttttgaaaacaaagggaaaaaaaggcagtgatcaacttagcaagaaatgtcccacaaattacaagaattttttacctaaaaaatgattttaaaaagaggggaggacttttagaaaataatccaaaaaggggcaaaaatgtccagaaacctatatctataattatcataattgtaaTCTTGGTtatgttacagagaaaaaaaacacataataaaatatgtaaatttttttcagcatttttctaggtcattttcttttttgatttctgGCTTTTTCtcaggtacttttcttgcaactatttttctattattatttttttttttgctgatgtttggCCCCTGTCTTGCTCAGTAGGTTAATGCCttcctcctttgtttttgaaaaaaaaaaaaaaacatttcctttgGTTTCAACACTTGTCACTGTCCCCTTTTTATGCAAACAGGTTTTATTGCggaataaaaagtgcaaaagtccTCTGAAGAAATCAACTCAATCACAAAGATCCATAGAGAAATATATCTCGGGTTTATTAATAACTTTCTTCATCTTCAAAACTCATTAAGACAGAAATTATAAAACAGTATTTACACCTtgtttctctgttgttgttttttaagttacagCATGCCAGAGAGAATGAAGGACAATCAGTTTATTTCTCCCAAAAACACAAGTCGCTCCATTCACTCTGTTCCCAAATTAAACTCatgatagattaaaaaaaaaagaagactgtCGTTTACCACAATTACTAACAGTGTTCtgaggtacaaaaaaaaaaagattcacagacgcacgcacgcacacacacacacacacgcataagGAACCCAAACCCAGTACAATTTAATGAATGAGGGAGGGGGggcacataaacaaaaacaatctcagccataaaaatcaacaaaatgaacaaaaacagttctttgaaatgagagagtgtgtgtaagAAATAATTCAGGAATGAACACCAGTACAGTCAACTTGAGTCGGCAACTTTGGCAAATTTGTGGTAATTTGGGAAATACTGCTTTCCTTGCTAAAGTGCTtctatttttaaatcacagaagAGTCCGAGCTGTTTCAACTTCCTGCAACCCCTCCTTAAAAAAATGGAGAACAATGTGGAGTTCTCTTTGAAAACGTGAACATTTGTTAGAAACAGCTGCAAGAAACCAACTGGTTGAGTTAAACATCAGAacctttcagaataaaatcacTGGCTGAAACTAACTGGGACTTTTATATTCATatagttttttctctttctcagaAGAATAAACACGTTGCTGGTGTTTTCTAATATAAACAGGTACTATGACTGAGCTGGATatcctcagcaaattggctttgatgtctttcaaaaatattggaagaaggcaatgagaaacaaatgcagaaaagatgcaagaaattacttaaaaatacaagaaaattacctgaaaatgtttgtaatagtaaaaaaagaaaaaaaaggaagttaaaaattacctgaaaaagtacttaaaaaccacaacaattttataacataatttcaGACATACAATTacgataattttaaatatagtttagatgttttcccctagctttttaaaaataatttcctaaatctactaatttcttacaaactgtgtaacatttcttgccaagttgctcattgcctttattcccatgtttctgaaagatgtttagggttcaaaggtttaaatacttgtgaaagccatctgacagcagcacaaaagtgatgtcact from Plectropomus leopardus isolate mb chromosome 6, YSFRI_Pleo_2.0, whole genome shotgun sequence carries:
- the LOC121944262 gene encoding interleukin-1 beta-like — translated: MESEMTCNVSKMWSPTMPEGLDFEITHHPLTMKRVVNLIIAMERFKGSQSESFLSTEFTDEHLLSIMLDSIVEERNVFECESTPPEDITRRREYRCSVTDSEKRSFVLVQNSMELHAVMLQGGDETKKVELNMATYFHATPSVEGRTVALGIKGFDYYLSCRKDGAEPTLHLESVDKASLATISSDSDMVRFLFYKQISGVNVSTLMSVAHPGWYISTAADTDNMPVEMCQESANRYRTFNIREIAETGSTSGGQA